Below is a genomic region from Dechloromonas denitrificans.
TGATGCTCCGCCAGATGCCCGGTGTCTTTTGCGCTGGCGAAATGCTCGACTGGGAAGCGCCGACCGGGGGCTATCTGCTGACGGCCTGCCTGGCCAGCGGCCGACAGGCCGGTCTGGGCATGGCTGACTGGTTGCAAAGGCGCTGAACGAAGCATGCCGATGACGCCGCCTTGCATTCTGGTTGTCGATGATGAACCGGTCAGCCGGGAAATCCTGGTCGATAATCTGCAAGACAACGGCTACATCGTGGCCGATGCCGGGAGTGGCGCGGCCGCATGGCAATTGATCGACGCTTGTCCGGGGCGCTTCAGCGCCATCCTGCTGGATCGTATGATGCCCGACATGGATGGCATCGAAATCTTGCGTCGCCTCAAGTTGCGACCGGACATGATGCATGTGCCGGTCATCATGCAGACCGCCATGGGCAGCGAAAGCGATGTGCTTGAAGGGCTGCAGGCCGGCGCTTATTACTATCTGATCAAACCGTTCTCAGCCTCCACCCTGCTGGCTATCGTGGCTGCTGCAACGCGCGACTACCGGGGCTACCAGGCCTTGGCCGAGCAGGTCATGGCCCAGGACAGGACACTGGCCAGCCTGATCGAAGGACGCTTTGCCTTTCGTACGCCGGAAGAGGCGCGCAATCTGGCCGCGCTGGTTGCCAATGCAGCCCCCGAGCCGGCCCGCGTCGCGCTGGGTTTGTCGGAGTTGATGGATAACGCCATCGAGCATGGCAACCTGGCGATCGGTTATGCCGGTAAATCGGCGCTGATCGACAGTGGCGACCTGAATGCCGAAATCCGGCGCCGCCTGGCCTTGCCGGCTTACCGCGACCGCGTTGCCGAGCTGCAAATCAGTCGCAGCGAACAGGCCGTGCATTTCCTGATTCGTGACCAGGGCGTCGGTTTTGACTGGCGGCCTTATCTTGAAATGAGCCCTGAGCGTGTTTTCGATACGCACGGACGCGGTATTGCCATGTCGGCCATGGTCAGTTTTGACCAGCTCGATTATCGCGGTTGCGGCAACGAGGTTCAGGCGTCTGTCCGCTTGCCCTTGCCGACCTGATCGTTCGGCAGTTTTGCCAGGATCGACCGGGTGACGAGCAGGGCGTCATCGAAGGCATAGCGTTTGATTTCCCCTTCCAGACGGACGGCATCGCTACCCAGCGCCGGGTGAAACTGATCCGCCATGTCGCGCCACAATGTCAGCGCCTGAATGTCGTCTTCCGCCAGCAGTCGTTCAAGGCGACGTAGTGCTTCGTTGATGCGCTGCCAGTTGATCGCCGCTGGAACAGACGTCTCGGATGACTGGTCGGGCGTTTTGCTGTTCGGCGAAGCGGCGGCAGCGGCGATCACGGTCAACTCGATTTCAAACCAGAAAATGCTGCCTTCGCCGAGTCTGCTGCTGACCCCGATTTCTCCACCCATCATGTCGCTCAGGCGTTTGCAGATGGCCAGCCCGAGGCCGGTTCCACCGTGCTTTCGGCGTGATGAGACGTCACCTTGCTCAAATGGCTGGAACAGACGCTCCTGGAATTCGTCGGCAATACCGCTGCCGCTATCGCGTACGGCAAAGTGCAGCAGCGTGCGGTCCGGCCGATGCCCCGGTTTTTGCTGGAGGCTGAGTGCGACTTCGCCCTGACTCGTGAATTTGATGGCGTTGCTGACGAAATTGCCGATGATTTGACCAATCCGGATCGGGTCGCCATGCAAGAGCAGCGGCAGCTTTTCCGGTAGCTTGACCTGGAAGTCGATGCCTTTCTGGAGGGCTCGCCCCTTGTGGTCGGCAATCAGCTGCTCGATCATCCGGTGAGGTGAAAAATCAAGCGTCTCCAGTTTCAGTTGTTCGGATTCGATGCGTGAAATATCCAGCAGATCATTGATGACGCTGAGTAGTTGCTGCGTTGCACCGCTCATTTGCTGGAGCTTTTCACGCTGCTCCGGGTCGATGATTTTTTCGTGCAGTATCCAGCCGAGGCTGACGATGCTGTTCATCGGCGTACGGATTTCGTGCGATAGATTGGCGATGAAGCGGCTTTTCGCCCGATTGGCTGCTTCGGCCGCATCGCGGGCAATTTCCAGCTCGTGCGTACGCTGGCTGACCAGTTCGGCCAGATGTTCGCGGTGCTCGCGCAGTTCGTGATTCAGCTCCAGCAGGCTGCGATTCTGTTCGGTCATCAAGGCGTAGAGATCGACCAGCGCCTGGGTCAGCGCCTCCTGCTTCGGATCGTTGCGATAGCCTTCGGCGCTGTCGTAGGCATCGACCGGATTCATGCCTCTGCTGATGGCATGAATCTGGCGGGCCATGGCTTGATCTTCGCCCAGAATATGAAAAACCAGCCAGTTGGCCAGGAAACTGAGCAGCTTGCCGCCGGTGATTTCTTCACCGCATTGGTACATTTCCTTCATGGCGGCCACCGTGCTAGCGAATTCCCCGTGCGATTTCAGGTGATGCAGGTGGTGCCGCGAGTCGATGCCGTGTTGCGCCATCAGCTCATGCTCGCTCTGGAAGTGATAGATCGCGTAATGCGTCAGTTCGGCGAGCAGTAATTCGGCCTTGTCGGGGTTGCGGGCATAGGACAGCGCCAGAACCGGCGCACTTTGATTGATCAGGCGAACCAGATGCTGGTGTTGCTCGTCGACGATGGAAATGCCGGTGACAAAGTGGGCATTCCAGTTCATCAGTGCCATGTTGTTGCTTCCTCTGCCAGTTCCGGGTGTGCCGCCAGATAATGTTTGAAGATTTTCAGGGCTGCCGGGAAGTCAAATGTCTCGAGATGATCGATCATTCGTGCGTAATCCTTGCCGAGCAGGCTGCGCAGTTGCGATTCATTGTCGCGGGCAAGTTCGATGCTGCGGATATTGTCTTCGGCCAGCAGGGCGCCGATTTGCCGGAGGATAGGCAATGCGTTTTCCGGGTTCTGGTCGGCCGTTTTCGAGACGACGGGCGATTGTCCGAGAACGCCGGCCAGTGCTTCGCGCTGCGCGGCATGCCGGAGGCTCAGGTCAGCAAACAGCGTTTCCAGTTTTGCCAACGGTTCTTCGTGGCGTACCGCCTGTTCCAGCTCGGCTGCCGCCTGGCGGGTATCGCTCAGCCCAAGTGCGGCTGCCGCCCCTTTCAGCGTGTGTGCCTGGTGACGCACGGCCGGGTAATCGCCGTTGTCGAGCGCTTGGCGAATGGCGCGGTCTACATCCGTGTGATGTTGCAGATAATGTTCGAGCAGCTTGACGTATTTGTCCGGCTTGCCGTTCAGCGATGCGAGGCCCGTGACGATATCGAAGCCGGGCAGGGCGGTCAGTTGGCTGACAATTTTCTCGGGGCCGCTGGCGACGTGGACTTCAAGCGGCGGGGTAACTGCACTTGCCGGTGGGCACAGTTCGGTGGCCGGCAGCCAGCGCAGCAGCAGATCGTGCAGTGCCGCCGGTTCGACCGGCTTGGCCAGGTGATCGACCATGCCGGCAGCGAGGCAGGCCAGCCGGTCTTCGGTAAAGGCATTGGCGGTCATGGCGACGATTGTCGCGGTCGACCGTCCGGGCAGGGCCAAAATGGTTCGGGCCGCTTCCAGTCCGTTCATCACCGGCATCTGGATGTCCATCAGGATCAGGTCGTAATCGGTTTCACTGGCCATGGCGACGGCTTGCTGGCCATCTTCGGCCAGGTCGGCGATCAGGCCGGCATGCGCCAGCATGTCGAGCGCCACTTCCTGGTTCAGCGGGTTGTCTTCGGCCAGCAGAATGCGTGCGCTGCTGCGTGTCTCGCGAATCTCGGCTTCGCCATCGTCGTTGGCCTTGGTGCTCCGGGCAATCAAGGCGTGTTTGGCAAGCTGCAGGCGGAGCGTGACCCAGAAGGTGCTGCCTTCGCCAGGCGTGCTGTCAACGCCTGCTTCACCGCCCATTTTCTGGGCCAGCCGACGGCAGATTGCCAGACCCAGTCCGGTGCCACCGAAGTGGCGGGTCGTTGAGTCGTCTGCCTGCTCGAAGGGTTTGAACAGGCGTGGCCGGATGGTTGCCGGAATGCCGACGCCGGTGTCCTCGACTTCGCAGCGCAGCATGATTTCGCTGCCCTGCCGGCTGACGACGCGAACCCGCAAGCGAACGTGGCCGCGTTCGGTAAATTTGACGGCATTGGTCAGGAAATTGAGCAGAATCTGTTGCACCCGCAGCGGATCGCCATGCAAGCCGGGCGGCAAATCGGGGGAAATTTCGGCAATCAAGGCGAGCCCTTTGTCGCGCGCCTTGAATTCGACCATCTTCAGTGTTTCATCGATGACTTGCTGGGTCGAGAAATCGGTTTCTTCAAGCTCCAGTTTCTCGGCTTCGATCTTCGAGATATCGAGAATGTCATTGATCACGCTGAGCAGATGACGTGCAGCCTCGGTGATCCGGCCCAGCCTTTCCTGCTGGTGAGGGTCGTCCGAGTCGCGCAGCAGCAGGTGCGTCAGGCCGATCACGGCATTGAGTGGTGTCCTGATCTCGTGGCTCATGTTGGCCAGGAAGGAGCTCTTGGCCCGGCTGGCGCGTTCGGCATGCTCCTTGGCAATGGCCAGTTCGTAAGTCCGCTCGTCGACCATGGCTTCGAGACGGCGCCGGTAATGTTCCAGCTCGGCTTGTGCCAGGCGGCGTTCGGTGACGTCGGCGGTAAAAGCGAGGATGTGTGTCGTGCCGGCAATGTCGATCAGCGATGCGGAAATTTCGACATGGTGAATCTTGCCGTCATGGTCTTTCCAGATGCTTTCATGATTGATCACCCGTCCATCGGGGCCAAGCGAATCGAGAAAGGTCTGGCGAATTTCAGTATTTGGCCAGAGGCCGACGTCCATCGAAGTCAGGCCGATCATTTCGCTTCTTCGCCAGCCGAAGTTGCTCAGGAAATTATCGTTGGCATCGACAATCCGGCCATCGCTCACCCGCGTGATCGAGGCGCAGAGCGGGCTTGAGTTGAAGGCAACCTGGAAACGCTGGTGTTCGGCACGGGTTGCGGCCTCGGTTTCAAACAGCATGCGGTAGCGGCGTAGACCGCGTCTTTGGTAAACGAAGGCACTGGCGATCAAGGCGGTGAGCAGCAGGCCGGCAGTCAGTGCAATGATCAGGCGCGAGGCGTATTGCCACTCGGCCAGCGCCTCATCCTTGGCGATCTTGGCCACCATGTACCAACTGGTGTCGGGGACGGGCTGGATCGAGGCCAGGACCGGGCTGCCTTCGTAGTCGATGCCTTCGACAATGCCGCGAACGCCGCCAAAGACGGCCATCACCGAGGGAATGTCCTGGCGACTGTCGGGCAACCTGAGGCGCAATGCGGTACCGCTGCGCTGGCGTAACTCGTTGAGAAACAGCACATGGTCGCCATCGCGCCTGACCAGCAGGGTTTCTGCACTCAGGCTGGGGTGCGGCCATGCGTTCAAGATGGGAAACAGATGGATACTGGGGTCGATCTGCATCAATAGCGTACCGACCCGGCGTGCCGAATTGCCCGTTCCCGACTGTAGCGGAACAACCACGTCGGCATGCACCTGACCGTTATCCGGGGCAATGTGCAGGTCGCTCAGTGTGGCGCGATGAATGTGGTGGGAAACTTCCAGGACCAGGTGAATGCTGTCGGGAATGGCGATATTCCGTGCATTCAGGCTGAGCCGCGCTTCGCCGTTGGCGTCGAGCAGCAGGATGTCGCTGTAGCGATAGTTGTTTTTGAGCGACGTCATGTGACGGCGCAGGCTGTCGGCATTGGTTTTGCCCTGCAGGAAGGCGTCGACCGCAGCAATGAAATATTCGCTTTCGGCCAGGACCTGGCCATCGGCGATGCGTTCATTGCGCCAGTTGGTAATCTGCTCCGATTTGAGCTCGCTGATGGCCTGCAACTGGGCACCGACCTGATGCAACTGGTACTGGCGTTCGGCTTGATAAAGCAGGATGCCGCCGATCAGCAGAAAGCTGCAAATGGCGAACAGTGCCGGCAGCGCCCAGCGGCCGATAGGAACGGAGTCGATGGTGTTCTTGGTCAAGCGTTTTTCCCCGTGATTTCGTCAAGCAGCGCCAGGGCAGCTTCGAAATCGAAGGCCGAAACCTTTTCTTCGAACAGGCGAAAACGTGGGCCGAACAGCGCTCGCAGCGTTTCGGTCTGATGCTCGATCAACTCCTGGGCGCTCATTTCCCCTTCGTGCAGTTGCTTGCGCAGATCGGCCAGCAGACGGGCGTGGTGCTGTGGCAGGGCCTGTTCAGGGTCGGGTAGGGCAGCCGTGTCGAGCAGGGCGTGCAACTGCTGACTGAGCGTGCCGTAGATTTGTTCGGTGTTTTTGAGCAGGACTTCGGTGGCGGACATTTCTATTTTGTCGCGAATCGCCATTTCGAGTTGGGCGGCTATTTTCTGTATTTCGGCGGCCCCCAGTGCGCCGGCGGCCCCCTTCAGGGAATGTGCCAGCCGGCGTGCTTCGTCGATGTTGCCATCACGCAGGTGCTGGCGAATCAGATCGAAATCGCCCGTATGATTTCTGGCAAATTTGCCGAGCAGCCGCTCGTAACTGGCAACCCGGCCACGCACGGCATTCAGGCCGAAAGCGTAGTCAAGACCAGGAATCTCGGCCAGGGTGGCGGGTGCAAAGACAACGGCTGCGCTGCTCGCTTCCGGGGGCGGTGAGGTGAGGTCGGTTGAGAGCCAGTGGGCCAGTGCGGCAAACAATACGTCCGGATTGACCGGCTTCGGAATGTGGTCGTTCATGCCTGCGGCGAGGCAGGTGTTTCGGTCGTCGTCGAAGGCATTGGCGGTCATGGCCAGAATCGGAATGCGGTGACCGACCGGTAGCTGGCGAATGTGGCGCGTCGCGGTGATGCCATCCATCACCGGCATTTGCATGTCCATCAGGATCAGGTCGTAGTCGTTTTTCCCCACCATTTCGACGGCTTCTGCCCCGTTGACCGCGAGATCGGCTTGCAGGCCGACGCTGCGCAGCAGGTCGAGGGCGACCTCCTGATTGATCGGGTTGTCCTCGGCCAGCAGGATGCGGGATTGCCGGAAGTGGTCGGCCAGAATCTGGTCGGCATCGTCCATCAAGGCGGGCAGGCTTTCCTGCTGTCCGGATTGTCCACGTTGCACTCGCACGGTGAACCAGAACGTGCTGCCCCGGCCGGCACGACTGTTCAGGCCGGTTTCACCGCCCATCAACTCTGCCAGCCGCCGGGCAATGGCCAGGCCGAGGCCGGTGCCGCCAAAGCGCCGTGTCGTCGAACTGTCCGCCTGTTCGAAGGCATCGAAAATGCGAGCCTGGTGGGCATCGGGAATGCCGATCCCGGTGTCGCTGACGGCAAAGCGGACGAGCAAGTCGTTGCCTGTCTGGGCAACCAGGCTGATGCTCAGCGAAATGCTCCCGCGCTCGGTGAATTTGATCGCATTGGTCAGGTAGTTGAGCAGTATCTGGCGAATCCGCAAGGGGTCGCCAAACAAGACTTCGGGCAAGGCCGGATCGATCGTTTTGTTGAATTCAAGACCGCGTGACTGCAAGCGATCGATGATCATCTGGGTGCTGTGGTCGACGATCTGGTTGAGGCTGAAATGAAGTGGCTCGAGTTCGAGCTTGCCGGCTTCGATTTTTGAAATATCAAGAATCTGGTTGATGATCGTCAGCAAGTGGCGCGCCGCATCGCTGACCTTGC
It encodes:
- a CDS encoding ATP-binding protein, encoding MALMNWNAHFVTGISIVDEQHQHLVRLINQSAPVLALSYARNPDKAELLLAELTHYAIYHFQSEHELMAQHGIDSRHHLHHLKSHGEFASTVAAMKEMYQCGEEITGGKLLSFLANWLVFHILGEDQAMARQIHAISRGMNPVDAYDSAEGYRNDPKQEALTQALVDLYALMTEQNRSLLELNHELREHREHLAELVSQRTHELEIARDAAEAANRAKSRFIANLSHEIRTPMNSIVSLGWILHEKIIDPEQREKLQQMSGATQQLLSVINDLLDISRIESEQLKLETLDFSPHRMIEQLIADHKGRALQKGIDFQVKLPEKLPLLLHGDPIRIGQIIGNFVSNAIKFTSQGEVALSLQQKPGHRPDRTLLHFAVRDSGSGIADEFQERLFQPFEQGDVSSRRKHGGTGLGLAICKRLSDMMGGEIGVSSRLGEGSIFWFEIELTVIAAAAASPNSKTPDQSSETSVPAAINWQRINEALRRLERLLAEDDIQALTLWRDMADQFHPALGSDAVRLEGEIKRYAFDDALLVTRSILAKLPNDQVGKGKRTDA
- a CDS encoding response regulator, with the protein product MPMTPPCILVVDDEPVSREILVDNLQDNGYIVADAGSGAAAWQLIDACPGRFSAILLDRMMPDMDGIEILRRLKLRPDMMHVPVIMQTAMGSESDVLEGLQAGAYYYLIKPFSASTLLAIVAAATRDYRGYQALAEQVMAQDRTLASLIEGRFAFRTPEEARNLAALVANAAPEPARVALGLSELMDNAIEHGNLAIGYAGKSALIDSGDLNAEIRRRLALPAYRDRVAELQISRSEQAVHFLIRDQGVGFDWRPYLEMSPERVFDTHGRGIAMSAMVSFDQLDYRGCGNEVQASVRLPLPT
- a CDS encoding ATP-binding protein; this encodes MTKNTIDSVPIGRWALPALFAICSFLLIGGILLYQAERQYQLHQVGAQLQAISELKSEQITNWRNERIADGQVLAESEYFIAAVDAFLQGKTNADSLRRHMTSLKNNYRYSDILLLDANGEARLSLNARNIAIPDSIHLVLEVSHHIHRATLSDLHIAPDNGQVHADVVVPLQSGTGNSARRVGTLLMQIDPSIHLFPILNAWPHPSLSAETLLVRRDGDHVLFLNELRQRSGTALRLRLPDSRQDIPSVMAVFGGVRGIVEGIDYEGSPVLASIQPVPDTSWYMVAKIAKDEALAEWQYASRLIIALTAGLLLTALIASAFVYQRRGLRRYRMLFETEAATRAEHQRFQVAFNSSPLCASITRVSDGRIVDANDNFLSNFGWRRSEMIGLTSMDVGLWPNTEIRQTFLDSLGPDGRVINHESIWKDHDGKIHHVEISASLIDIAGTTHILAFTADVTERRLAQAELEHYRRRLEAMVDERTYELAIAKEHAERASRAKSSFLANMSHEIRTPLNAVIGLTHLLLRDSDDPHQQERLGRITEAARHLLSVINDILDISKIEAEKLELEETDFSTQQVIDETLKMVEFKARDKGLALIAEISPDLPPGLHGDPLRVQQILLNFLTNAVKFTERGHVRLRVRVVSRQGSEIMLRCEVEDTGVGIPATIRPRLFKPFEQADDSTTRHFGGTGLGLAICRRLAQKMGGEAGVDSTPGEGSTFWVTLRLQLAKHALIARSTKANDDGEAEIRETRSSARILLAEDNPLNQEVALDMLAHAGLIADLAEDGQQAVAMASETDYDLILMDIQMPVMNGLEAARTILALPGRSTATIVAMTANAFTEDRLACLAAGMVDHLAKPVEPAALHDLLLRWLPATELCPPASAVTPPLEVHVASGPEKIVSQLTALPGFDIVTGLASLNGKPDKYVKLLEHYLQHHTDVDRAIRQALDNGDYPAVRHQAHTLKGAAAALGLSDTRQAAAELEQAVRHEEPLAKLETLFADLSLRHAAQREALAGVLGQSPVVSKTADQNPENALPILRQIGALLAEDNIRSIELARDNESQLRSLLGKDYARMIDHLETFDFPAALKIFKHYLAAHPELAEEATTWH